One segment of Cetobacterium sp. NK01 DNA contains the following:
- a CDS encoding RluA family pseudouridine synthase, with protein MMEYIIDSSFHEVRLDRFLRKKYEKIPLTEIFKGIRTGKIKVNGKKSKENYRLKEGDIVKVLISGGETKEKKFIEISSKDLDVLKNGIVYEDEKVVLFNKEADMVMHKGSGHEYGLSELFKSFYKTDEFNFVNRIDKSTSGLVIGAKNLVVTRELAEEVREGNTEKKYYILVDGIVDKDKFTLKSYLKKEETKVIELDSYESGAKESISYFKVLKRGKNRTILEATLETGRTHQLRVQLSNLGYPIVGDGKYGKKEKNMFLFSYYCEIPKYNIKIELPLPENYIKNLI; from the coding sequence ATGATGGAATATATTATAGATTCTAGTTTTCATGAGGTAAGATTAGACAGATTTTTAAGAAAAAAATATGAGAAGATACCGTTAACAGAAATTTTTAAAGGAATTAGAACAGGGAAAATTAAAGTTAATGGAAAAAAATCTAAAGAAAATTATAGATTAAAAGAGGGAGATATAGTAAAGGTTTTAATATCTGGTGGTGAAACAAAGGAAAAAAAATTTATTGAAATATCTTCAAAAGATTTAGATGTGTTAAAAAATGGTATTGTTTATGAAGATGAAAAAGTAGTTCTATTTAATAAAGAAGCGGATATGGTAATGCATAAAGGTAGTGGCCATGAATACGGATTATCAGAATTATTTAAAAGTTTTTATAAAACAGATGAATTTAATTTTGTAAATAGAATAGATAAATCAACTTCGGGTCTTGTGATAGGAGCAAAAAATCTAGTTGTAACTAGAGAACTAGCTGAAGAAGTTCGAGAAGGAAATACTGAAAAAAAATATTACATATTGGTAGATGGGATAGTTGATAAGGATAAATTTACTTTAAAAAGCTATTTAAAAAAAGAAGAGACAAAAGTTATAGAGTTAGATTCTTATGAGAGTGGTGCTAAAGAAAGTATTTCTTATTTTAAAGTTTTAAAAAGAGGTAAGAATAGAACAATTTTAGAAGCTACTCTTGAAACGGGAAGAACTCATCAATTAAGAGTACAACTATCAAATTTAGGATATCCAATAGTAGGAGATGGAAAGTATGGTAAAAAAGAAAAAAATATGTTTTTATTTTCTTACTACTGTGAAATTCCAAAATATAATATAAAGATAGAGTTACCTCTACCAGAAAATTATATTAAAAACTTAATTTAA
- the ftsZ gene encoding cell division protein FtsZ has product MGDKFNVNIKVMGIGGGGINAIDEIVTSEIDGVNFFALNTDLQDLNNSKTPHKIQLGISTTKGLGCGGNIELGEKAIKESLPFIKNILRGTDFLFLTSTMGGGTGSAATALIAKLAKEMNILTVAIVTKPFSFEGKRRMKIAEAGIKNLKPFVDSLIVVPNDKLLDNSSANITVQEAFKKSNFVLYTAVKGMTDLMLAKGLINLDFADIKSLLLESGEAILGFGEGSGENRSEKAALAAVDSSLFERTILGATKFLVNIIGPKDLNLIESSIIVETIKKECEGEIDDVLFGVSIDEDSDDNIKVILIANSFFKI; this is encoded by the coding sequence TTGGGAGATAAGTTCAATGTTAATATAAAGGTTATGGGTATTGGAGGTGGCGGAATAAATGCCATCGACGAGATTGTTACTTCTGAAATTGATGGCGTTAACTTTTTTGCACTTAATACTGATCTACAAGATTTAAATAATTCTAAAACACCTCATAAAATTCAATTAGGAATCTCTACAACTAAAGGTCTTGGTTGTGGTGGAAATATTGAATTAGGAGAAAAAGCAATAAAAGAAAGTTTACCTTTTATTAAAAATATTCTAAGAGGAACTGATTTTCTTTTTTTAACTTCTACTATGGGTGGTGGAACTGGTAGTGCAGCTACAGCTCTAATTGCTAAATTAGCAAAAGAAATGAACATATTAACTGTTGCTATAGTTACAAAACCATTTTCTTTTGAAGGAAAAAGAAGAATGAAAATTGCTGAAGCTGGAATAAAAAACCTTAAGCCTTTTGTTGATTCTCTTATTGTTGTCCCAAATGATAAACTTTTAGATAATTCATCAGCTAATATAACAGTACAAGAAGCATTTAAAAAAAGTAATTTTGTTTTATATACAGCAGTTAAAGGTATGACTGATCTTATGCTTGCTAAAGGACTTATAAATTTAGATTTTGCAGATATTAAATCGCTTTTACTAGAATCTGGAGAAGCTATCTTGGGATTTGGTGAAGGTTCTGGTGAAAATCGTTCAGAAAAAGCTGCTCTTGCTGCTGTCGACTCATCTCTTTTTGAAAGAACTATTTTAGGAGCAACTAAATTTTTAGTAAATATTATTGGTCCTAAGGATTTAAATCTAATTGAGTCTAGTATTATTGTAGAAACTATAAAAAAAGAGTGCGAAGGTGAAATAGATGATGTACTTTTTGGAGTTTCTATTGATGAAGATTCAGATGATAACATAAAAGTTATCTTAATTGCTAATTCTTTTTTTAAAATTTAA
- a CDS encoding histidine phosphatase family protein encodes MLRIYFVRHGETVWNTLKIFQGRSNSPLTELGIEQAKKLSKHLESIDFKKVYSSPQERALQTTKLLLGSKNIDIIPIDEFQEINMGKVEGIPREEFEKNYPIEYHNFWNNAVEYNPTAYNGESYDEILDRVRVGLNKLIQENNDGNILVISHGVTLKALFNIINEKGIDEFSKQPVPENTSTTIVEYDSNKFKIIKFSDTEHLK; translated from the coding sequence ATGTTACGTATTTATTTTGTAAGACACGGTGAAACAGTTTGGAATACATTAAAAATTTTTCAAGGAAGATCTAACTCTCCATTAACAGAGTTAGGAATTGAACAGGCAAAAAAACTTTCAAAGCATCTTGAAAGTATTGACTTTAAAAAAGTTTACTCGTCTCCACAAGAAAGAGCTCTTCAAACTACTAAACTTTTATTAGGAAGTAAAAATATAGATATTATTCCTATTGATGAGTTTCAAGAGATAAACATGGGGAAAGTTGAAGGAATTCCTAGGGAAGAGTTTGAAAAAAATTATCCTATTGAATACCACAATTTTTGGAACAATGCTGTTGAATATAATCCTACAGCTTACAATGGAGAAAGCTACGATGAAATTTTAGATAGAGTTAGAGTTGGATTAAATAAACTTATTCAAGAAAATAATGATGGAAACATTCTAGTAATTAGTCATGGTGTTACACTTAAGGCATTATTTAACATTATTAATGAAAAAGGCATTGACGAATTCTCTAAACAACCTGTTCCTGAAAATACAAGTACAACTATCGTTGAGTATGATTCAAATAAATTTAAAATTATCAAGTTTTCTGACACAGAACACTTAAAATAA
- the kdsB gene encoding 3-deoxy-manno-octulosonate cytidylyltransferase: MKFLGVIPARYESTRLPKKPLKDICGHSMIEWVYKRAMKSNLDKVIIATDSHEVFNEVKSFGGEVILTDKNHSNGTSRIAEVCEKITDYDVIINVQGDEPLIEPDMINSLIDIFKKEHDLKMGTLKHKLHRKEDIENPNFVKVITDKNDYAIYFSRSVIPYPRNENLDIYFKHVGIYGYKRDFVLEYSKLESTPLENSESLEQLRVLENGYKIKVLETPFEIIGVDTQEELEKVRKYITEKGIEI; the protein is encoded by the coding sequence ATGAAGTTTTTAGGAGTAATTCCAGCAAGATACGAATCAACAAGATTACCGAAGAAACCATTAAAAGATATTTGTGGTCACTCTATGATAGAATGGGTTTATAAAAGAGCTATGAAATCTAATTTAGATAAAGTTATAATAGCAACAGATTCTCACGAAGTTTTTAATGAAGTGAAAAGTTTTGGAGGAGAAGTTATATTAACAGATAAAAATCATTCAAATGGAACAAGTAGAATAGCTGAAGTTTGTGAAAAGATAACAGATTACGATGTAATTATAAATGTTCAAGGAGATGAACCTTTAATAGAGCCTGATATGATTAACTCTTTAATAGATATATTTAAAAAAGAGCACGATTTAAAAATGGGGACATTGAAGCATAAGTTACATAGAAAAGAGGATATTGAAAATCCAAATTTTGTAAAAGTAATAACGGATAAAAATGATTATGCAATATATTTTTCAAGAAGTGTAATTCCATATCCAAGAAATGAAAACTTAGATATTTATTTTAAACATGTTGGTATATATGGCTACAAAAGAGATTTTGTATTAGAATATTCAAAATTGGAAAGCACTCCTTTGGAAAACTCAGAATCATTAGAACAATTAAGGGTTTTAGAAAATGGTTATAAAATTAAAGTTTTAGAAACACCTTTTGAAATAATTGGAGTTGATACACAAGAGGAACTTGAAAAAGTTAGAAAATATATTACAGAAAAAGGAATAGAGATATGA
- a CDS encoding SpoIID/LytB domain-containing protein — protein MMKLKKTKNIIIGLCLLAFAGCSSSSKKDYYERMESSSNLRGDRVDLYGRYSKDNIPIARPIPYLKYVNDMETPRIPFKTYKESEFLLFYKNTRAKGHGDNSNYWRWKVSLNKKEIGNILNKNLVTLSSRRPKEVLTYSNNSWIAKKVPLNPVGDVIDIRVLERGKSGLVTKLLINGTRGKYIVAKEGNIRNLLNLSKNSVGTTVNIYGTKGGSNSYNEKPISRNPSMLPSAFIAFEKLGNGGFNIYGGGFGHGSGIPQWSAMDLTKNKGYSYRQVLQRYYTDTKLKNIRSVDGINDKIRVGIMTSGFSSVDHSKISLISLSSMKVNSKDGSVNILPRTAVDFIVKDGYTQVVVQGKVRLKTKNYISITSKDMISVTNIRRNVKKYKYPTYRGSFEIRLAKAGTKLNLINEINIEDYLLQVVPSEMPQSFGLEALKVQAIAARTYAAKDILRNRYVKQGFHILDSTQSQVYNNLDENELSTQGVKTTKGLILVHEDKPIDAKYYSTSSGFNSNAHNVW, from the coding sequence ATGATGAAACTTAAGAAGACAAAAAATATAATAATAGGACTATGTCTTTTAGCTTTTGCAGGTTGTAGTAGTAGTTCAAAAAAAGACTATTATGAAAGAATGGAAAGTTCATCTAATTTAAGAGGAGATAGAGTAGATCTGTATGGTAGATATTCAAAAGATAATATTCCAATAGCAAGACCTATTCCTTATTTAAAATATGTAAACGATATGGAAACTCCAAGAATACCATTTAAAACTTATAAAGAAAGTGAGTTTCTATTATTTTATAAAAATACAAGAGCAAAGGGACATGGAGATAATTCGAATTATTGGAGATGGAAAGTTAGCTTAAATAAAAAAGAGATTGGAAATATTTTAAATAAAAATTTAGTTACTTTAAGTTCGAGAAGACCAAAAGAAGTTTTAACGTACTCTAATAATAGCTGGATAGCTAAAAAAGTTCCTTTAAATCCAGTTGGAGATGTTATAGATATAAGAGTTTTAGAAAGAGGAAAATCTGGATTAGTAACAAAATTATTAATAAATGGAACTAGAGGAAAATATATTGTTGCAAAAGAGGGAAATATACGGAATTTATTAAATTTAAGTAAAAATAGTGTTGGTACAACAGTAAATATTTATGGAACAAAAGGTGGAAGTAATAGCTATAACGAGAAACCAATATCTAGAAATCCAAGTATGTTACCATCTGCATTTATTGCTTTTGAAAAATTAGGCAATGGAGGATTTAATATTTATGGTGGAGGATTTGGGCATGGGTCTGGAATTCCACAATGGTCTGCGATGGATTTAACAAAGAATAAAGGGTATTCTTATAGACAAGTTTTACAAAGATATTATACGGATACAAAATTAAAAAATATAAGATCTGTAGACGGAATAAATGATAAAATTAGAGTAGGAATAATGACTAGTGGATTTTCAAGTGTTGATCATAGCAAAATATCTTTGATTTCATTAAGTTCTATGAAAGTGAATAGTAAAGATGGTAGTGTGAATATTTTACCTAGAACCGCTGTAGACTTTATAGTAAAGGATGGCTATACTCAAGTTGTAGTTCAAGGGAAAGTAAGATTAAAAACAAAAAATTATATATCTATAACATCTAAAGATATGATATCAGTAACTAATATCAGAAGAAATGTAAAAAAATATAAGTATCCAACATATAGAGGAAGTTTTGAAATTAGATTAGCTAAAGCAGGAACAAAATTAAATTTAATAAATGAAATAAATATTGAAGACTATTTATTACAAGTTGTTCCAAGTGAGATGCCACAAAGTTTTGGTTTAGAGGCTTTAAAAGTACAAGCAATAGCTGCAAGAACTTATGCTGCAAAAGACATATTAAGAAATAGATATGTAAAACAAGGTTTTCATATATTAGATAGTACGCAAAGCCAAGTTTATAATAATTTAGATGAAAATGAACTGTCAACTCAAGGAGTAAAAACAACAAAAGGACTTATTTTAGTCCATGAGGACAAACCAATAGATGCAAAGTATTATTCGACATCATCAGGATTTAACTCAAATGCTCATAATGTTTGGTAA
- a CDS encoding TetR/AcrR family transcriptional regulator: protein MIKEEKKEQILEAAKDVLLKKGVFKTRVEDITNHLGIAKGSFYTYFKSKDQLLEAIISQVYEIRKTELEELLIEKVDYKEKIKLFIMKRFMVVTDNLKSHLILINLTRNLEHLTPLLREKLLQIEILNRKYLKEIIKNIPGAQYSENEMNILIIFIMGGIKSYRLERLFYKNTEDYFISDISEFEERLQNIDLDKEIQLVIESILKLLTGGN from the coding sequence ATGATAAAGGAGGAAAAAAAAGAGCAGATTTTAGAAGCTGCAAAAGATGTTTTGTTGAAAAAAGGAGTTTTTAAAACAAGAGTTGAAGATATAACAAATCATCTTGGGATAGCTAAAGGAAGCTTTTACACTTACTTTAAATCAAAAGATCAACTTTTAGAGGCAATTATAAGTCAAGTTTATGAAATAAGAAAAACTGAATTAGAAGAACTTTTAATAGAAAAAGTTGATTATAAAGAAAAAATAAAGTTATTTATAATGAAGAGATTTATGGTAGTAACGGATAATTTGAAATCTCATCTGATACTTATAAATTTAACTAGAAATTTAGAACATTTAACACCTCTTCTTAGAGAAAAACTTTTACAAATAGAAATTTTAAATAGAAAATATTTAAAAGAGATAATTAAAAATATTCCAGGAGCTCAGTATTCAGAAAATGAAATGAATATTTTGATAATTTTTATTATGGGTGGAATAAAATCTTATAGATTAGAGAGATTGTTTTACAAAAATACTGAAGATTACTTTATAAGTGATATTTCAGAATTTGAAGAGCGGTTACAAAATATTGATTTAGATAAAGAGATACAATTAGTTATTGAAAGTATCTTGAAGTTACTAACAGGAGGAAATTAA
- a CDS encoding TolC family protein, with protein MKKLLGLLVLLSTAAFSRELTLESAIDLALENGKTIKTSELSKENAKLNVRRAFKTALPTVTYNGQYQRSEHTNRNMLDIVESDGTTGVGAKSGYTQTIGIYQPLFRGGAITGGILGAEASRNMADIYLLSEKRDVRLDIISLYSSIINFEKDLTVLESSRKELQARYDKQNEQLNLRLVTKADLLKTEYSILDLEAQITGTKTNLEIAKKDLKLKLMIPNNENVTLKDFQVPENLTSGIDFGKDLDQALTNSLSAKLAVNKVNYAQAEKVVARSSLLPQVDAFATYGTAKESHHFDNSFDNAEWRGGVSVKWDVFSFGSGIDEYNVAKNNENIESINQELTTDNIKLSVTKNYRELIRLQQLRDSRKKALEAATENFNIDTERYNAGLISTVDFLLSESQYRQAAVDYNSAILNYYVAFERYRSSLI; from the coding sequence ATGAAAAAGTTATTAGGATTACTAGTATTACTTTCAACTGCAGCCTTTTCAAGGGAGTTGACGTTAGAAAGTGCAATCGATTTAGCTTTAGAAAATGGAAAGACAATAAAAACATCAGAGCTTTCTAAAGAAAATGCAAAATTAAACGTAAGAAGAGCATTTAAAACAGCTTTACCAACAGTAACATATAATGGTCAGTATCAAAGATCAGAGCATACGAATCGTAATATGTTAGATATAGTTGAATCAGATGGAACAACAGGAGTAGGAGCAAAAAGTGGATATACTCAAACTATAGGTATTTATCAACCATTATTTAGAGGAGGAGCTATAACAGGTGGAATTTTAGGGGCTGAAGCTTCAAGAAATATGGCAGATATATATCTTTTATCTGAAAAAAGAGATGTAAGATTGGACATAATATCTCTGTATTCAAGCATAATAAACTTTGAAAAAGATTTAACAGTTTTAGAATCTTCAAGAAAAGAGTTACAAGCGAGATATGATAAGCAAAATGAGCAACTGAATTTAAGATTAGTTACAAAAGCAGATCTTTTAAAAACAGAGTACTCAATTTTAGATTTGGAAGCACAAATAACAGGAACTAAAACAAATTTAGAAATTGCAAAAAAAGACTTAAAATTAAAATTAATGATTCCAAATAATGAAAATGTTACTTTAAAAGATTTCCAAGTACCAGAAAATTTAACATCTGGAATTGATTTTGGCAAAGATTTAGATCAAGCATTAACAAATAGTTTATCAGCAAAATTAGCAGTGAATAAAGTGAATTATGCTCAAGCTGAAAAAGTTGTAGCAAGATCAAGTTTATTACCGCAAGTTGATGCATTCGCAACTTATGGTACAGCTAAAGAAAGTCATCATTTTGATAATAGTTTTGATAACGCAGAATGGAGAGGTGGAGTTTCAGTAAAATGGGATGTATTCTCTTTTGGAAGTGGAATAGATGAGTATAATGTAGCAAAAAATAATGAAAATATAGAGTCTATAAATCAAGAGTTAACAACAGACAATATCAAGTTATCTGTTACAAAAAATTATAGAGAATTAATACGTTTACAACAACTGAGAGATTCGAGAAAAAAAGCTTTAGAAGCAGCAACAGAGAACTTTAATATAGATACAGAAAGATATAATGCAGGATTAATTTCTACAGTAGATTTCTTATTATCAGAAAGTCAATATAGACAAGCAGCTGTAGATTATAATTCAGCAATATTAAATTACTATGTAGCATTTGAAAGATATAGATCATCACTTATTTAA
- a CDS encoding efflux RND transporter periplasmic adaptor subunit yields MKKGLFILTAAAILMTACGKKEEAVVEKPKKPVIASQVKQEQVADVYTTDGAIVPKEKVNHTLDTQGTVSTVLKKNGDSVKKGEVIVKFTDAKVESNFEAAKANLQSTKNNFEKFNKLYEKQMVSQLEFLNYRDAYTNALADYTAKKSNYDKLTRKSELTGVVGNLNLKSGNVVDANTPVFTVVDESLMEISVDFPGYWLNSLNEGSPVIVTVSDLGGKEFEGKIKSINPIADTETKKFPVKIAIDNKTKELKDGMYTKVVIPTEKRDGIVVPQQAVFIRDLLSYVYKIENGKVKRVQVTTGATVKPNIEVISEELKPGDLVVSDGIFGLADGDEVTINNETK; encoded by the coding sequence ATGAAAAAGGGATTATTCATATTAACAGCAGCAGCTATTTTAATGACTGCTTGTGGAAAAAAAGAGGAAGCAGTAGTAGAGAAACCAAAGAAACCAGTAATAGCATCACAAGTTAAGCAAGAACAAGTTGCAGATGTTTATACAACTGATGGAGCGATAGTTCCTAAAGAAAAGGTAAATCATACACTAGATACTCAAGGAACGGTATCTACAGTTTTAAAGAAAAATGGAGATTCAGTAAAAAAAGGAGAAGTTATAGTTAAATTTACAGATGCTAAAGTAGAGTCAAACTTCGAAGCAGCTAAAGCTAACTTACAATCAACAAAAAATAACTTTGAAAAATTTAATAAACTTTATGAGAAGCAAATGGTATCGCAATTAGAGTTTTTAAACTATAGAGATGCATACACAAATGCTTTAGCAGATTATACAGCTAAAAAGTCTAATTATGATAAATTAACAAGAAAATCTGAATTGACAGGAGTAGTAGGAAATTTAAATCTAAAATCTGGAAATGTGGTAGATGCAAATACTCCAGTTTTTACAGTTGTTGATGAAAGTTTAATGGAAATATCAGTTGATTTCCCAGGATACTGGTTAAATAGCTTAAATGAGGGATCACCAGTTATTGTAACGGTTTCAGATTTAGGTGGAAAAGAGTTCGAAGGAAAAATAAAATCAATAAACCCTATAGCAGATACTGAGACAAAAAAATTCCCAGTAAAAATAGCTATAGATAATAAAACTAAAGAGTTAAAAGATGGTATGTATACAAAAGTTGTAATTCCAACTGAAAAAAGAGATGGAATTGTGGTTCCTCAACAAGCAGTATTTATAAGAGATTTATTAAGTTATGTTTATAAGATTGAAAATGGAAAAGTAAAAAGAGTTCAAGTAACTACAGGAGCAACTGTAAAACCAAATATTGAAGTAATTTCTGAAGAGTTAAAACCAGGAGACTTAGTAGTATCTGATGGTATATTTGGATTAGCTGATGGAGATGAAGTTACAATAAATAACGAAACAAAATAG